The Epinephelus lanceolatus isolate andai-2023 chromosome 8, ASM4190304v1, whole genome shotgun sequence genome includes a window with the following:
- the cdk11b gene encoding cyclin-dependent kinase 11B isoform X2 has translation MGDEKESWKVKTLDEILQEKKRRRELEERTDPKRQKNFTQGLVPQSDDREAKRDTPEEGELRDQRMEITIRNSPYTREDSTEDRGEEDESLAIKPPQQIARKDKSHHRKEEKRKDKRRHRSHSAEGAGKHVRPKDKEKERENDRRKRQWEEDKARRDWERQKRRVEARAHSRRERDRLEQQERQRERDRKLREQQKEQRELKDRERRAEERRKERDSRREVPSHHRMLPDEYEDKSKQSHRSRSPIRTPRDRSEHSEPRKSGTLKEEKPESKDLLADLQDISDSERKTSSGESSIASGSGSDEEDDDDEEESSSQSEGEEEESVSGSGRSEQSAEDVSEDEQSVEDFEEERENGNLNHIPAVPESRFDHDSEESGEDMEEEEEEEEEDAGEGDPTPQSQTHSGPPTPEENYIPDSPPISPVELKKELPKYLPALQGCRSVEEFQCLNRIEEGTYGVVYRAKDKKTDEIVALKRLKMEKEKEGFPITSLREINTILKAQHPNIVTVREIVVGSNMDKIYIVMNYVEHDLKSLMETMKQPFLPGEVKTLMIQLLRGVRHLHDNWILHRDLKTSNLLLSHKGILKIGDFGLAREYGSPLKPYTPVVVTLWYRSPELLLGAKEYSTAVDMWSVGCIFGELLTQKPLFPGKSEIDQINKIFKDLGSPSEKIWPGYSELPAVKKMTFTEYPYNNLRKRFGALLSDQGFDLMNKFLTYCPSKRILSDEGLKHEYFRETPLPIDPSMFPTWPAKSEQQRVKRGTSPRPPEGGLGYSHLGDDDLRDTGFHLTTSNQGASAVGPGFSLKF, from the exons ATGGGGGACGAAAAGGAATCCTGGAAAGTAAAAACTCTTGACGAAATCCTACAGGAGAAGAAACGCAGAAGAGAATTAGAAGAGAGAACAGATCCCAAGCGCCAGAAAAAT TTCACACAGGGCCTTGTTCCACAGTCGGATGATCGGGAAGCCAAACGAGATACTCCGGAGGAAGGAGAACTACGGGATCAAAGGATGGAAATAACAATTCGTAATTCCCCGTACACACGGGAGGACTCAACAGAGGACAG GGGTGAAGAAGATGAATCATTAGCAATCAAGCCTCCACAGCAAATAGCAAGGAAAGACAAGTCTCACcacagaaaggaagaaaaaagaaaagataaaagaCGTCATCGCAGTCACTCTGCTGAAGGAG CAGGGAAACATGTACGAcccaaagacaaagaaaaggagcgAGAGAATGATCGCAGGAAGCGGCAGTGGGAGGAAGACAAAGCCCGACGAGACTGGGAGAGGCAGAAACGAAGGGTAGAGGCCAGAGCTCATTCACGCAGAGAGAG GGACCGGCTGGAACAGCAGGAGCGCCAGCGTGAACGGGACCGAAAGCTCCGGGAACAGCAGAAAGAGCAACGGGAGTTGAAGGATCGGGAGAGGAGGGCTGAGGAGCGACGCAAAGAGCGAGACAGTCGCAGAGAAG TGCCGTCTCACCACCGCATGCTACCTGATGAGTATGAGGACAAGTCAAAACAAAGTCACCGCAGCCGAAGTCCCATCCGCACTCCCCGGGACAGATCGGAACACAGCGAACCACGGAAAAGTGGAA CATTGAAGGAGGAGAAGCCAGAGAGCAAAGACCTGCTCGCAGACCTCCAGGACATCAGTGATAGTGAAAGGAAGACCAGCTCAGGAGAATCTTCCATTG CATCAGGATCAGGCTCTGAcgaagaggatgatgatgacgaaGAGGAGTCCAGCAGCCAGAGTGAGGGCGAAGAGGAGGAGTCTGTTTCGGGTTCAGGAAGATCTGAGCAGAGTGCAG AGGACGTGAGTGAGGACGAGCAGTCAGTGGAAGACtttgaagaggagagagaaaatggaAATCTCAATCACATACCCGCAG TGCCAGAGTCCCGCTTCGATCATGACTCAGAGGAGAGTGGTGAGGAcatggaggaagaagaggaggaggaagaggaggatgcaGGAGAGGGTGACCCCACGCCTCAGTCTCAAACTCACTCTGGCCCCCCTACCCCAGAAGAAAACTACATCCCAGACTCGCCCCCGATTTCACCTGTGGAGCTGAAGAAGGAGCTGCCCAAATATCTGCCTGCTTTACAG ggtTGTCGCAGTGTTGAGGAATTCCAGTGCTTGAATAGAATAGAAGAGGGAACCTACGgtgtggtgtacagagccaaggACAAAAAGACGG ATGAAATTGTGGCCTTGAAAAGGTTGAagatggagaaggagaaggagggcTTCCCCATCACCTCTTTAAGAGAAATCAACACAATCCTCAAAGCTCAGCACCCAAACATCGTCACAGTGAGG GAAATAGTTGTTGGAAGTAACATGGACAAGATCTACATCGTGATGAACTATGTAGAACATGACCTGAAGAGTCTGATGGAAACCATGAAGCAGCCCTTCCTGCCAG gtgaaGTAAAGACTCTGATGATTCAGCTGCTGCGAGGTGTCCGACATCTCCACGATAACTGGATTCTGCATCGTGACCTGAAGACGTCTAACCTGCTGCTGAGCCACAAGGGTATCCTCAAG ATTGGCGACTTTGGTTTGGCCCGAGAGTACGGTTCCCCCCTGAAGCCCTACACCCCTGTCGTGGTGACTCTGTGGTACCGATCACCAGAGCTGCTGCTTGGAGCCAAG GAGTACTCCACAGCTGTGGACATGTGGTCAGTGGGCTGCATATTTGGCGAGCTCCTCACCCAGAAACCTCTCTTCCCTGGAAAATCTGAAATCGACCAAATTAACAAGATTTTTAAG GATCTGGGGTCACCCAGTGAGAAGATCTGGCCTGGCTACAGTGAGCTGCCCGCTGTGAAGAAGATGACTTTCACAGAGTATCCCTACAACAACCTGCGAAAGCGCTTTGGAGCGCTGCTCTCAGATCAAGGCTTTGACCTCATGAACAA ATTCCTCACCTACTGCCCCAGTAAGAGGATTTTATCGGACGAAGGGCTCAAGCACGAGTACTTCCGTGAGACACCGTTGCCCATCGACCCGTCCATGTTCCCCACCTGGCCGGCCAAGAGTGAGCAACAGAGGGTGAAGAGAGGCACCAGTCCTCGTCCACCCGAGGGAGGCCTGGGCTACAGTCACCTG GGCGATGACGACCTAAGAGACACAGGCTTCCACCTGACAACCAGCAACCAGGGAGCGTCTGCAGTCGGTCCAGGATTCAGCCTCAAATTCTGA
- the cdk11b gene encoding cyclin-dependent kinase 11B isoform X1 codes for MGDEKESWKVKTLDEILQEKKRRRELEERTDPKRQKNFTQGLVPQSDDREAKRDTPEEGELRDQRMEITIRNSPYTREDSTEDRGEEDESLAIKPPQQIARKDKSHHRKEEKRKDKRRHRSHSAEGAGKHVRPKDKEKERENDRRKRQWEEDKARRDWERQKRRVEARAHSRRERPRLDSPGFFLDHRDRLEQQERQRERDRKLREQQKEQRELKDRERRAEERRKERDSRREVPSHHRMLPDEYEDKSKQSHRSRSPIRTPRDRSEHSEPRKSGTLKEEKPESKDLLADLQDISDSERKTSSGESSIASGSGSDEEDDDDEEESSSQSEGEEEESVSGSGRSEQSAEDVSEDEQSVEDFEEERENGNLNHIPAVPESRFDHDSEESGEDMEEEEEEEEEDAGEGDPTPQSQTHSGPPTPEENYIPDSPPISPVELKKELPKYLPALQGCRSVEEFQCLNRIEEGTYGVVYRAKDKKTDEIVALKRLKMEKEKEGFPITSLREINTILKAQHPNIVTVREIVVGSNMDKIYIVMNYVEHDLKSLMETMKQPFLPGEVKTLMIQLLRGVRHLHDNWILHRDLKTSNLLLSHKGILKIGDFGLAREYGSPLKPYTPVVVTLWYRSPELLLGAKEYSTAVDMWSVGCIFGELLTQKPLFPGKSEIDQINKIFKDLGSPSEKIWPGYSELPAVKKMTFTEYPYNNLRKRFGALLSDQGFDLMNKFLTYCPSKRILSDEGLKHEYFRETPLPIDPSMFPTWPAKSEQQRVKRGTSPRPPEGGLGYSHLGDDDLRDTGFHLTTSNQGASAVGPGFSLKF; via the exons ATGGGGGACGAAAAGGAATCCTGGAAAGTAAAAACTCTTGACGAAATCCTACAGGAGAAGAAACGCAGAAGAGAATTAGAAGAGAGAACAGATCCCAAGCGCCAGAAAAAT TTCACACAGGGCCTTGTTCCACAGTCGGATGATCGGGAAGCCAAACGAGATACTCCGGAGGAAGGAGAACTACGGGATCAAAGGATGGAAATAACAATTCGTAATTCCCCGTACACACGGGAGGACTCAACAGAGGACAG GGGTGAAGAAGATGAATCATTAGCAATCAAGCCTCCACAGCAAATAGCAAGGAAAGACAAGTCTCACcacagaaaggaagaaaaaagaaaagataaaagaCGTCATCGCAGTCACTCTGCTGAAGGAG CAGGGAAACATGTACGAcccaaagacaaagaaaaggagcgAGAGAATGATCGCAGGAAGCGGCAGTGGGAGGAAGACAAAGCCCGACGAGACTGGGAGAGGCAGAAACGAAGGGTAGAGGCCAGAGCTCATTCACGCAGAGAGAG ACCCCGATTGGACTCTCCTGGGTTTTTTTTGGACCACAGGGACCGGCTGGAACAGCAGGAGCGCCAGCGTGAACGGGACCGAAAGCTCCGGGAACAGCAGAAAGAGCAACGGGAGTTGAAGGATCGGGAGAGGAGGGCTGAGGAGCGACGCAAAGAGCGAGACAGTCGCAGAGAAG TGCCGTCTCACCACCGCATGCTACCTGATGAGTATGAGGACAAGTCAAAACAAAGTCACCGCAGCCGAAGTCCCATCCGCACTCCCCGGGACAGATCGGAACACAGCGAACCACGGAAAAGTGGAA CATTGAAGGAGGAGAAGCCAGAGAGCAAAGACCTGCTCGCAGACCTCCAGGACATCAGTGATAGTGAAAGGAAGACCAGCTCAGGAGAATCTTCCATTG CATCAGGATCAGGCTCTGAcgaagaggatgatgatgacgaaGAGGAGTCCAGCAGCCAGAGTGAGGGCGAAGAGGAGGAGTCTGTTTCGGGTTCAGGAAGATCTGAGCAGAGTGCAG AGGACGTGAGTGAGGACGAGCAGTCAGTGGAAGACtttgaagaggagagagaaaatggaAATCTCAATCACATACCCGCAG TGCCAGAGTCCCGCTTCGATCATGACTCAGAGGAGAGTGGTGAGGAcatggaggaagaagaggaggaggaagaggaggatgcaGGAGAGGGTGACCCCACGCCTCAGTCTCAAACTCACTCTGGCCCCCCTACCCCAGAAGAAAACTACATCCCAGACTCGCCCCCGATTTCACCTGTGGAGCTGAAGAAGGAGCTGCCCAAATATCTGCCTGCTTTACAG ggtTGTCGCAGTGTTGAGGAATTCCAGTGCTTGAATAGAATAGAAGAGGGAACCTACGgtgtggtgtacagagccaaggACAAAAAGACGG ATGAAATTGTGGCCTTGAAAAGGTTGAagatggagaaggagaaggagggcTTCCCCATCACCTCTTTAAGAGAAATCAACACAATCCTCAAAGCTCAGCACCCAAACATCGTCACAGTGAGG GAAATAGTTGTTGGAAGTAACATGGACAAGATCTACATCGTGATGAACTATGTAGAACATGACCTGAAGAGTCTGATGGAAACCATGAAGCAGCCCTTCCTGCCAG gtgaaGTAAAGACTCTGATGATTCAGCTGCTGCGAGGTGTCCGACATCTCCACGATAACTGGATTCTGCATCGTGACCTGAAGACGTCTAACCTGCTGCTGAGCCACAAGGGTATCCTCAAG ATTGGCGACTTTGGTTTGGCCCGAGAGTACGGTTCCCCCCTGAAGCCCTACACCCCTGTCGTGGTGACTCTGTGGTACCGATCACCAGAGCTGCTGCTTGGAGCCAAG GAGTACTCCACAGCTGTGGACATGTGGTCAGTGGGCTGCATATTTGGCGAGCTCCTCACCCAGAAACCTCTCTTCCCTGGAAAATCTGAAATCGACCAAATTAACAAGATTTTTAAG GATCTGGGGTCACCCAGTGAGAAGATCTGGCCTGGCTACAGTGAGCTGCCCGCTGTGAAGAAGATGACTTTCACAGAGTATCCCTACAACAACCTGCGAAAGCGCTTTGGAGCGCTGCTCTCAGATCAAGGCTTTGACCTCATGAACAA ATTCCTCACCTACTGCCCCAGTAAGAGGATTTTATCGGACGAAGGGCTCAAGCACGAGTACTTCCGTGAGACACCGTTGCCCATCGACCCGTCCATGTTCCCCACCTGGCCGGCCAAGAGTGAGCAACAGAGGGTGAAGAGAGGCACCAGTCCTCGTCCACCCGAGGGAGGCCTGGGCTACAGTCACCTG GGCGATGACGACCTAAGAGACACAGGCTTCCACCTGACAACCAGCAACCAGGGAGCGTCTGCAGTCGGTCCAGGATTCAGCCTCAAATTCTGA